The Halobacterium litoreum genome includes a region encoding these proteins:
- a CDS encoding acyltransferase, whose translation MCGSTQVETGGLIASGVQSGVVPTRHDRLDRHPTPGLGNSLRHWPDAKHPLRVVVNYVAIVLARVSPSLRLKNWLLRRIGVTVGARASWGLESTPDVFWPELITVGEDAIVGYDATLLCHEFLQDEYRTGEVVLGDRAMIGAGAIVLPGVEIGDDAQVAANSLVTEDVPEGATVAGVPAEPVARD comes from the coding sequence ATGTGTGGTTCGACGCAAGTCGAAACAGGTGGGTTGATTGCGTCCGGCGTCCAATCCGGTGTCGTGCCGACGCGCCACGACCGACTCGACCGACACCCGACGCCCGGCCTCGGCAACTCCCTGCGCCACTGGCCGGACGCCAAGCACCCGCTTCGCGTCGTCGTCAACTACGTCGCCATCGTCCTCGCGCGCGTCTCCCCGAGCCTCCGCCTGAAGAACTGGCTGCTCCGGCGCATCGGCGTCACCGTCGGCGCGCGCGCCTCGTGGGGCCTCGAATCCACGCCCGACGTCTTCTGGCCGGAACTCATCACGGTCGGCGAGGACGCCATCGTCGGCTACGACGCCACCCTCCTCTGTCACGAATTCCTCCAAGACGAATACCGCACCGGCGAAGTCGTGCTCGGCGACCGGGCCATGATCGGCGCGGGCGCAATCGTCCTCCCCGGTGTCGAAATCGGCGACGACGCCCAGGTCGCCGCCAACTCGCTCGTCACCGAGGACGTCCCCGAGGGCGCGACGGTCGCCGGCGTCCCCGCCGAACCGGTGGCCCGCGACTAA
- a CDS encoding HVO_2753 family zinc finger protein → MSEAKQARKCVSCGINISGTTAAAFKCPDCGQQIYRCAKCRKQSNLYECPDCGFRGP, encoded by the coding sequence ATGAGCGAAGCCAAGCAGGCGCGCAAGTGCGTCTCCTGTGGCATCAACATCTCCGGCACGACTGCGGCCGCGTTCAAGTGCCCGGACTGTGGCCAGCAGATTTACCGGTGTGCCAAGTGCCGGAAGCAGAGTAACCTCTACGAGTGTCCCGACTGCGGGTTCCGGGGGCCGTAA
- a CDS encoding fibrillarin-like rRNA/tRNA 2'-O-methyltransferase, which produces MTLPDGVERRDFGDESALATRGEPAYGEPVVDGWRRWDAHRSKLGATLELGVDTGLAGGDSVLYLGAANGTTVSHVADFAGPTYAVEFAPRPVRDLLDVAEARTNLFPLLKDARKPETYAHVVESELDAIVQDVATRGQADVALANRQFLADDGRFVGAVKARSEDVTRDPGDVFEDVLDRLRDGYEVLATERLEPYHEDHLAVVATPK; this is translated from the coding sequence ATGACCCTCCCGGACGGCGTGGAGCGACGCGATTTCGGCGACGAGTCGGCGCTCGCGACGCGGGGCGAACCGGCGTACGGCGAGCCCGTGGTCGACGGCTGGCGGCGCTGGGACGCCCACCGGTCGAAACTCGGCGCGACGCTCGAACTCGGCGTCGACACGGGGCTGGCGGGCGGCGACTCGGTGCTGTACCTCGGCGCGGCGAACGGGACGACGGTGAGCCACGTCGCGGACTTCGCGGGACCGACGTACGCCGTGGAGTTCGCGCCCCGTCCCGTCCGCGACCTGCTCGACGTGGCGGAAGCGCGGACGAACCTCTTCCCGCTGTTGAAGGACGCGCGAAAGCCCGAGACGTACGCCCACGTCGTCGAGTCCGAACTCGACGCAATCGTACAGGACGTGGCGACTCGGGGACAGGCGGACGTGGCGCTCGCGAACCGCCAGTTCCTCGCCGACGACGGGCGGTTCGTGGGCGCGGTGAAGGCCAGAAGCGAGGACGTGACCCGCGACCCCGGAGACGTGTTCGAGGACGTCCTCGACCGCCTGCGCGACGGCTACGAGGTGCTGGCGACGGAGCGACTGGAGCCGTACCACGAGGACCACCTCGCCGTCGTCGCGACGCCGAAGTGA
- a CDS encoding elongation factor 1-beta yields MGKVAAVLKVMPNSPDVDLDELQERLSESLPEGAKINGTETEEVAFGLTALLTTVIVPDDSGGTEAVEEAFSTVDDVESVAVEEVGRI; encoded by the coding sequence ATGGGGAAGGTCGCCGCCGTCCTCAAGGTCATGCCGAACAGCCCGGACGTCGACCTCGACGAACTTCAGGAGCGCCTCTCCGAGTCGCTCCCCGAGGGCGCGAAAATCAACGGCACCGAGACCGAGGAGGTCGCGTTCGGTCTCACCGCGCTCCTCACGACGGTCATCGTCCCCGACGACTCCGGCGGGACGGAAGCCGTCGAGGAGGCGTTCTCCACGGTCGACGACGTCGAGTCCGTCGCCGTCGAAGAAGTCGGCCGCATCTGA
- the dacZ gene encoding diadenylate cyclase DacZ, with product MARPPDLVGDILEGIDALLLFSPSGAYFERAEELEDTAIVVVATENAVGADAFVELPLTFDDVRERIRFGVEGALSEGLVVDGDELGCAVPLFGDDIDTVTRTKADESRHSGVYDLFANSRGEPGVIRDVFEVAIELGKKGQKGKPVGALFVVGDAGKVMNKSRPLSYNPFEKSHVHVGDPIVNVMLKEFSRLDGAFVISDSGKIVSAYRYLEPSAEGTDIPKGLGARHMAAGAITRDTNSVAIVLSESDGLVRAFKGGELVLELDPEEY from the coding sequence ATGGCTCGGCCACCAGACCTCGTCGGGGACATACTGGAGGGTATCGACGCGCTGTTGTTGTTCTCGCCGAGCGGCGCGTACTTCGAGCGCGCCGAGGAGTTAGAGGACACGGCGATCGTGGTGGTCGCGACGGAGAACGCGGTGGGCGCCGACGCGTTCGTGGAGTTGCCGTTGACGTTCGACGACGTGCGCGAGCGCATTCGGTTCGGCGTGGAGGGCGCGCTCAGCGAGGGATTGGTCGTGGACGGCGACGAACTCGGGTGTGCGGTGCCGCTGTTCGGCGACGACATCGACACGGTGACGCGGACGAAAGCCGACGAGTCACGCCACTCGGGCGTCTACGACCTGTTCGCGAACTCGCGGGGGGAGCCGGGCGTCATCCGGGACGTCTTCGAGGTGGCCATCGAACTCGGGAAGAAGGGACAGAAGGGCAAGCCGGTCGGCGCGCTGTTCGTCGTCGGGGACGCCGGGAAGGTGATGAACAAGTCCCGGCCGCTGTCCTACAACCCCTTCGAGAAGAGCCACGTCCACGTGGGCGACCCCATCGTGAACGTGATGCTCAAGGAGTTCTCGCGGCTGGACGGCGCGTTCGTCATCTCGGATTCGGGGAAGATCGTGTCCGCGTACCGCTACCTGGAACCGTCCGCGGAGGGCACCGACATCCCGAAGGGACTGGGTGCGCGCCACATGGCGGCGGGCGCCATCACGCGGGACACGAACTCTGTCGCCATCGTGCTCTCCGAGTCCGACGGGCTCGTCCGCGCGTTCAAGGGCGGCGAGTTAGTGTTGGAGTTGGACCCAGAGGAGTACTGA
- a CDS encoding DUF2391 family protein, with product MSAPPADDDPPDVSDLVDELEDLDDVVDDPDARRRLDELKHLAGDIQEGGAFGQVIYGFDRHDAAEAVLGALLFGIPMAVEGGTNEAGAFVASNPALLAGSLAATVAVVHGVLYVAEFQDVRVADPFFGFLPRRLVGVLAASGATAAVLLTAWGRVSWTDPWLAACTVAVALTPMAIGAALGDILPGS from the coding sequence ATGAGCGCGCCGCCAGCGGACGACGACCCGCCCGACGTCTCGGACCTCGTCGACGAACTGGAGGACCTCGACGACGTGGTCGACGACCCGGACGCCCGACGGCGACTGGACGAACTCAAACACCTCGCCGGCGACATCCAGGAGGGCGGCGCGTTCGGACAAGTCATCTACGGGTTCGACCGTCACGACGCCGCGGAAGCCGTGCTCGGCGCCCTCCTGTTCGGCATCCCGATGGCCGTCGAGGGCGGCACCAACGAGGCGGGCGCGTTCGTCGCGAGCAACCCCGCGCTCCTCGCAGGGAGCCTCGCGGCGACCGTCGCGGTCGTCCACGGCGTCCTCTACGTCGCGGAGTTCCAGGACGTCCGCGTCGCCGACCCGTTCTTCGGGTTCCTGCCGCGGCGACTCGTCGGCGTGCTCGCCGCGTCCGGCGCGACGGCCGCAGTCCTCCTCACCGCGTGGGGCCGCGTCTCGTGGACTGACCCGTGGCTCGCAGCCTGTACGGTGGCCGTGGCGCTCACGCCGATGGCCATCGGCGCCGCCCTCGGCGACATTCTCCCCGGGTCGTGA
- a CDS encoding glutamate--cysteine ligase, which yields MDVGSSEEFAELGTLGVEEEFFVVGEDGVPTAGTDRLVYEATPPELLEGRLDHELFKFVVETQTPKLDGPDGAPDAIRDVRAALVAHAEANGYRIAAAGLHPGARWREHEHAEKDRYRAQLERIQYPQHRNTTAGLHVHVGVDDADKAVWVANQLRWHMPVMLALGANSPFWNGYDTGLASARAKIFEGLPNTGMPTAFNSYEEFDRFERLMVESGGISDRGELWYDVRPHSGHGTVEVRAPDGQSDPEVVEAFVEYTHALVMDYAARYEDSADPEPPEVFGDGDAAGLRREVLDENKWRATRYGHDASFVRRDAAGDVSLGEVVDRECERLGVSGIRDVFDAESGTARQRRVLAEDGERALYESLVL from the coding sequence ATGGACGTGGGTTCGTCGGAGGAGTTCGCCGAACTGGGGACGCTCGGCGTCGAGGAAGAGTTCTTCGTCGTCGGCGAGGACGGCGTCCCCACCGCGGGGACCGACAGGCTGGTGTACGAGGCCACCCCGCCGGAGTTGCTGGAGGGACGCCTCGACCACGAACTGTTCAAGTTCGTGGTGGAGACGCAGACGCCGAAACTCGACGGCCCCGACGGCGCGCCGGACGCCATCCGGGACGTGCGCGCGGCGCTCGTCGCGCACGCCGAGGCCAACGGCTACCGCATCGCGGCGGCGGGCCTCCATCCGGGCGCGCGCTGGCGGGAACACGAGCACGCCGAGAAGGACCGCTACCGCGCGCAACTGGAGCGAATCCAGTACCCACAGCACCGGAACACGACGGCGGGTCTCCACGTCCACGTCGGCGTCGACGACGCGGACAAGGCGGTGTGGGTGGCGAACCAACTGCGCTGGCACATGCCCGTGATGCTCGCGCTCGGCGCGAACTCGCCGTTCTGGAACGGCTACGACACGGGGTTGGCGTCGGCGCGGGCGAAGATCTTCGAGGGCCTCCCGAACACGGGGATGCCGACGGCGTTCAACTCCTACGAGGAGTTCGACCGGTTCGAGCGCCTGATGGTCGAGTCCGGCGGCATCTCGGACCGCGGCGAACTCTGGTACGACGTGCGCCCGCACTCGGGCCACGGCACCGTCGAGGTGCGCGCGCCCGACGGCCAGTCCGACCCCGAGGTGGTCGAGGCGTTCGTGGAGTACACGCACGCGCTGGTGATGGACTACGCCGCGCGCTACGAGGACAGCGCCGACCCGGAACCGCCGGAAGTGTTCGGGGACGGCGACGCCGCCGGCCTGCGGCGCGAGGTGCTCGACGAGAACAAGTGGCGGGCGACGCGGTACGGCCACGACGCGTCGTTCGTGCGCCGGGACGCAGCGGGCGACGTCTCCCTCGGCGAAGTGGTCGACCGGGAGTGCGAGCGCCTGGGCGTCTCGGGCATCCGGGACGTGTTCGACGCCGAGTCCGGCACCGCGCGCCAGCGCCGCGTCCTCGCCGAGGACGGCGAGCGCGCGCTGTACGAGTCGCTGGTGTTGTAG
- a CDS encoding transcription initiation factor IIB family protein, which translates to MYRAGDEVDQRQWLEELEAVAEDLGLDAEARSTAKDLFLSTGETADAERSKPAAVAASVYAGALIAGDQRSQTAVAEAADVSRLVIQQRWKDVLDEAGFDPPTW; encoded by the coding sequence ATGTACCGGGCGGGCGACGAGGTGGACCAGCGCCAGTGGCTGGAGGAACTCGAAGCGGTCGCCGAGGACCTCGGCCTCGACGCCGAAGCGCGGTCCACCGCGAAAGACCTGTTCCTGTCGACGGGCGAGACGGCCGACGCCGAGCGCTCGAAGCCCGCGGCGGTCGCGGCGAGCGTCTACGCGGGCGCGCTCATTGCGGGCGACCAGCGCTCGCAGACCGCCGTCGCGGAGGCCGCAGACGTCTCTCGGCTCGTGATTCAACAGCGCTGGAAGGACGTGCTCGACGAGGCGGGGTTCGACCCGCCGACGTGGTAG
- a CDS encoding winged helix-turn-helix domain-containing protein — protein sequence MSEDPADDTDESRQSARDRLDEGKDRAVAGFDQRVVDILSWVLDTETRARIFVYLRQHPWSTSEEVADGTGLYPSTVREALAELADDDVVERRKRQSEGAGNNPYEYTAIPPSDLVGGVVGRVQNELNTVFNLDAHLDREDGDADTGDSPVRIEVEDGTSVEAEVGDTEAEVETDVDVEAEAGDGESELDADVEAEGRVDDVEADVEADAELSTDDGDDT from the coding sequence ATGTCTGAGGACCCAGCAGACGACACCGACGAGTCCCGACAGTCCGCGCGCGACCGACTGGACGAAGGGAAGGACCGCGCCGTCGCCGGGTTCGACCAGCGCGTCGTGGACATCCTCTCGTGGGTGCTCGACACGGAGACCCGCGCCCGCATCTTCGTCTACCTCCGCCAGCACCCGTGGAGCACCAGCGAGGAGGTGGCCGACGGCACCGGCCTCTACCCGTCGACCGTGCGCGAAGCGCTCGCCGAACTCGCGGACGACGACGTGGTCGAACGCCGCAAGCGCCAGAGCGAAGGTGCCGGCAACAACCCCTACGAGTACACCGCCATCCCGCCGAGCGACCTCGTCGGCGGCGTCGTCGGGCGCGTACAGAACGAACTGAACACCGTCTTCAACCTCGACGCTCACCTCGACCGCGAGGACGGCGACGCCGACACCGGCGACTCGCCGGTCCGCATCGAAGTCGAGGACGGCACCAGCGTCGAGGCCGAAGTCGGCGACACCGAGGCGGAAGTCGAGACGGACGTGGACGTGGAAGCCGAGGCCGGCGACGGCGAGAGCGAACTGGACGCCGACGTGGAAGCTGAGGGTCGCGTCGACGACGTGGAAGCCGACGTCGAGGCGGACGCCGAACTCTCCACCGACGACGGCGACGACACCTGA
- a CDS encoding phosphopantetheine adenylyltransferase — MNVALGGTFDPIHDGHRKLFERAFELGDVTVGLTSDELAGQTRHVDRYVRPFDQRRDDLEAELGALADDAGREFEVRKLHEPTGIATEPQFDVLVVSPETQGTAERINDLREERGHDPLDIEVVDHVRAEDGDIISSTRIVQGEIDEHGNVTPDSDGR; from the coding sequence ATGAACGTCGCCCTCGGTGGGACGTTCGACCCGATTCACGACGGCCACCGCAAACTCTTCGAGCGCGCGTTCGAACTCGGTGACGTCACGGTCGGGTTGACCAGCGACGAACTCGCCGGCCAGACCCGCCACGTCGACCGCTACGTCCGCCCGTTCGACCAGCGGCGCGACGACCTCGAAGCCGAACTCGGGGCGCTCGCCGACGACGCGGGCCGCGAGTTCGAGGTGCGGAAACTCCACGAACCCACCGGCATCGCGACGGAACCGCAGTTCGACGTGCTCGTCGTCTCGCCGGAGACCCAGGGCACCGCCGAACGTATCAACGACCTCCGCGAGGAGCGCGGCCACGACCCCCTCGACATCGAAGTCGTCGACCACGTGCGCGCCGAGGACGGCGACATCATCTCCTCGACGCGCATCGTGCAGGGGGAAATCGACGAACACGGCAACGTCACGCCCGACAGCGACGGGCGCTGA
- a CDS encoding NOP5/NOP56 family protein, translating into MTGHGWFAGVDAADPSAAGDAVREGSADAPADWPREAVDAGVAPDEAAYYELLREATLAGTRAAVRERERADDQQLIHAVRAMSDLAETANELAERGTEWAGSVFDDVRGGVDGARDVATRDPATPSEERAVSLCRRAADLADERDDIADYVERQGPAVAPNLSALAGPVLAARLIALAGGLGALAKKPSGTLQVLGAEDALFAHLRGHAPSPKHGVIYTHEYVRGTHPEHRGSAARALAGKLTIAARVDHYSGERRPELDEELDERIERIRARDTE; encoded by the coding sequence ATGACTGGACACGGATGGTTCGCCGGCGTGGACGCCGCGGACCCGTCGGCGGCGGGCGACGCCGTCCGCGAGGGGAGCGCGGACGCGCCCGCCGACTGGCCGCGCGAGGCCGTCGACGCGGGCGTCGCGCCCGACGAGGCGGCGTACTACGAGTTGTTGCGCGAGGCGACGCTGGCGGGCACCCGAGCGGCGGTCCGGGAGCGCGAGCGCGCCGACGACCAGCAGTTGATTCACGCGGTGCGGGCGATGAGCGACCTCGCGGAGACCGCGAACGAACTCGCGGAGCGCGGCACCGAGTGGGCGGGGAGCGTGTTCGACGACGTGCGCGGCGGCGTGGACGGCGCGCGCGACGTGGCGACCCGCGACCCGGCGACGCCCAGCGAGGAGCGCGCCGTCTCGCTGTGTCGGCGCGCCGCGGACCTCGCCGACGAGCGCGACGACATCGCGGACTACGTGGAGCGACAGGGGCCGGCGGTCGCGCCGAACCTCTCGGCGCTCGCCGGCCCGGTGCTCGCGGCGCGCCTCATCGCGCTCGCGGGCGGCCTCGGCGCACTCGCGAAGAAGCCGAGTGGCACCCTGCAGGTGTTGGGGGCGGAGGACGCCCTGTTCGCGCACCTCCGCGGACACGCGCCGTCCCCGAAACACGGCGTCATCTACACCCACGAGTACGTCCGCGGCACCCACCCCGAACACCGCGGGTCGGCGGCACGCGCGCTGGCGGGGAAACTCACCATCGCGGCGCGCGTCGACCACTACTCGGGCGAGCGCCGCCCCGAACTGGACGAGGAACTCGACGAGCGAATCGAGCGCATCCGAGCGCGTGATACGGAATGA
- a CDS encoding mechanosensitive ion channel domain-containing protein, which translates to MQVDTSTLLDADFRYVLAALVFFAGIVLGYLLGRLNERLLQAMGVDDAVEGTTVERMAREVGTTTVRLIARATSWIVYAISALIALELAQLTVQGAVWYPIVGFLPSVLVAVAVLLIGLLVSDKAELVVSERLRSVKVPEISVVSLAVKYSILYVAVLLALSQVGVAVGALLVLLFAYLAALVVFTVVATRHMLTSAAAGVYLLLKQPYGIGDRVAIGEHEGIVQEVDVFVTRVEDDGREYVLPNHLVFRRGVVLVRE; encoded by the coding sequence ATGCAGGTGGATACGAGCACGCTACTGGACGCGGATTTCCGGTACGTACTCGCCGCGCTCGTGTTCTTCGCGGGTATCGTGCTCGGGTACTTGCTCGGGCGCCTGAACGAGCGGTTGTTGCAGGCGATGGGCGTCGACGACGCCGTCGAGGGGACGACCGTCGAGCGGATGGCGCGGGAGGTCGGGACGACGACGGTGCGGCTGATAGCGCGAGCGACGTCGTGGATCGTGTACGCGATTTCGGCGCTCATCGCGCTGGAGTTGGCGCAACTCACGGTCCAGGGCGCGGTCTGGTACCCCATCGTCGGCTTCCTGCCGTCGGTGCTGGTGGCGGTCGCCGTACTCCTGATCGGTCTGTTGGTCAGCGACAAGGCGGAGTTGGTGGTGAGCGAGCGACTGCGGAGCGTGAAGGTGCCCGAGATCTCGGTGGTGTCGCTGGCGGTGAAGTACTCGATTCTGTACGTGGCGGTGCTGTTGGCGCTCTCGCAGGTGGGCGTCGCGGTGGGCGCGCTGTTGGTGTTGTTGTTCGCGTACCTCGCGGCGCTCGTGGTGTTCACGGTGGTCGCGACCCGCCACATGTTGACGTCGGCGGCGGCGGGCGTCTACTTGCTCCTGAAACAGCCCTACGGCATCGGTGACCGGGTCGCCATCGGCGAGCACGAGGGCATCGTCCAGGAGGTGGACGTGTTCGTGACTCGCGTGGAGGACGACGGCCGGGAGTACGTCCTTCCGAACCACCTCGTGTTCCGGCGCGGCGTGGTGTTGGTGCGAGAATGA